AAAAATTGCGGAAATAAGGAAAAACAGTGGAAGTAATGCTGAATACCAAAGTGGATGCACTTTGGTAGGAGCGACAAGGAAAAGCCCTCCAAGTGCCGATTGGTGTCCACCAGCTATAATAACTCCAAAAACTGTTGCCCATATACCAAGTTTTGAAAAAAATTCTCTTAACTTTTCTCTACCAAGCCATTCAAAAAATGAAGGAAACATCTCAATAAAGCAAATAATAATATATAAAAAGAAATGCCATGCGATCAGAAAAAGTATTGAATTTAAGCCCCAAGACCAGCCAATTACATAGACAACACGATAGTATCTACCGAGGTCAAACATTAAAGCAAAGACTGCAAATACATAGCCAAGAAGGCTTGAAAGAATTGCTGGTTTAGCAAAGTGTTTGTAATCCTTTATTCCAAAAAGGTAAACCGCAGTTCCTACTGCAAGTCCTGGTGCAGCAAGAGCAATTCCTGCAAGGATGTCAAAACTAATCCATAATCCCCATGGATAGGTATCTGAGAGATTTGTTGCAGGTCCGAGTCCGTAAATAAGCCTGTATATCATTGAGTAAAAAGATGCAATGAGCACAATTAAAGCAATAATATTCCAGAAAGTTGTTCTGCTTAATATATATTCTTTAAATGTCATACCTAAAAGAATTTTTTCTCTGAACCAGCTATTCTTTCTCATGGCTTTTATCTTTACTTTTTTTGTTTTTTGAAATCATATAGTAAGCTCCCCAGACAAGTGGAGCAGCAGCAACTATTTCAAAAACTTTGACAGTGAAAAGAAAACTTTTACTAACCTTTGGAATCAGAGTTTTATCAAGTTTTGGAAATCCAAGCTTTTCAAAGGATGTTCCTGAAATATAAAGCCAGCTTGTTCCTCCAGCTTCATGTTCTCCATAAACATGAGGAATGTATCTCTGAGGATTATTATTTATTGTTTCATAAGCAAGTTTAAGCATTTCACTCCTTAATCCGAATTTCATAACATCAGCTGAACATATTTCAATACAGGCAGGGAGTTTGCCCACTGTGATTCTATCAAAACACATTGTGCATTTTGTAATCTGTGGAGTAATAGGATCATAATATTCATAGGCTGGAATATCAAAGGGACATGCAATCATGCAGTAACGACAGCCTACACAAAGTGATGGATTATAAAGAACAGCACCTTGTTCAGTTTTCTTAAATGCGTCAACAAAACAGGCAGACTGACAGGCAGCATCAATACAATGCATGCATTGTTTTTTAACGTATACAGGAGCATTGTTTTCATAAAATCTATTAACTACTGTAAATGAACCAGCAGTAGGTCTCCGAACTTTATCAAAAACTGAAGGCTTTTTATCTTTTGATTCCTCAAACTCTTTAATAGGGCTATTAGGATTTTTATTCCATTCGTTGCATGCCCATTCGCATCTACGACAACCAATACATTTTGTTAGGTCAACTAAAACAGCATAGGGTTCTTTTTGTAATACACCTGCTTTTTTTACTTCCTCATACTTTTCCCAGTTTTTTCTGTTTGCCAGATTTCCTGTAGAGTAAGTAGAAGAATCTGTACCAAAAGCATTTTTGCCTATAAGAGTTAATCCTGTAATCGTAAAAGCTTTTTTTATGAACTCTCTCCTATTCATAATATCCTCTAATACTTTTTCTTTTCTCTAATCATGTTACAAATTACTATAAAAGCAAATATTGAAATTATAGCAACTAAATATTCATATCCATGATGTGAAAAAAGTTGCTCAATTATGGGCATTTCCTTTGCTCCCTTTTCTTTCATGACATTCATGACATTTTCTTGGTTTTTCAAGTCCCATATTTTCATGACATTTTATGCACATACTGTGATATGCTGATTGAAGTCTCGGTCTTCCCAAAGCCTTTGAATCAAAAGAAATGCTATGACAACTTGCACATAGAGGAGGCTTGTTTTTTTGAGCTTCAGCATCTTCTTTGCTTTTATGATGGCATCCCTTACACATAGTCTGTATATCTTTATGAAAGTATGTTGCCATAGAACTTTTGTTTGATATATCAGTAAGCTTTTTAACCATTTTATAATGAGGGATTTTTGCAGGTTCAAACTCCTTTTCAATATGTTTGATTATTACCTCTTCTTTTACTTTATCTGATGAAACAGTAAATGATTTTATTTCTTCAGGTTCTTTTTTCCCTGTATGACAACGATTACAAATTTCTCTGTTACCCACTTCTGTTTTAATTGGTGCAATAAAGTAATGGCAACCTGAACACTCTTTTTTTGAAGTCATCTGTTTATGACATCCCTGACAACTTATTTCTGAATTAAGTGAATGGAAAGCTGTAAGAGTATTTACAAATCCACCTTCTTCTTTACCTTGTAAACTATGGCAATCTCTACAAGCCTTTAATGTCTCATGGTGACAGACTCTACATGTTTTATTATTTTTCTCATGGAAGTTATGTTTAAAAGCAACACCTTTCATTCTCCCTTCTTCAACATTAAGGAATACTTTATCTGGTTGATCTCTTTCAGGTCTTGAAACTTCTTTAAGCTCCTCAGTTGTTTTATATTTTCCTGTATGACACTTTGAGCACTCTAAAGGACCTGCGTTTAATCCCTGTAGTTTATTTTGCATATGACAGTTTAAACAAAGTTTATGGCAAGAATTTTCCATATTTAAATTCTTTTCTTTTGCTACTTTGACTATTTTTGACAGTTCAGGACCTCTTTTTTTAGTAAAATCATGGCAGTAATAACATGACTGCTCAGTTCCTTTCTCATATACAAGTGCAAGTTCCTTATTTTTTTCTTCCATGTCATAGATATGATGACAGAGGCTACAGTCTTTTTCATGTTTTTTAACATGCTTGTCATGAAGGTAAAAATCAAACTCAAATATAGGATATTTTACTTCAAATTTCTCATTTACCTTTTTATGACAATCCCTGCAGGAAAGAATTTCAGGACCTGTTTTTTTACCTTGAGCACTTATTTTTTGATGACAGATAAGGCACTTACTATGATAGGCATTTTTAAGATTTTCAGGATTTTTTATGTTTTCTTGAAAAGAAAAAACAAAATCATTATATTTATCCTTTAAGTGACATTCCTGACAGACTAATTCTTGAGGTTTATTAAGTATTTTTGCCATAGAATCAACATGTTTTTGATGTTCAAATATTACTTTACCATACTGAAGAATGCCAAACACCTCTTTATGGGCTATTTCTACACGATTTTCAGGCTCTTTTAACACTACTTGACTTTTAGAGTAAATTGTCATAGCCAGAAAAATAAATACTGATAAAACTAAAAGAAACATTTTTTTCATGGTTTCATCTCTTCTGGAATCTCTATTACTTCAGCGATAATATCAGTTAAAAATTTAACATGCACTCCAAGTTTATAGTAGTCATTTAAATCTTCAATTCCTTTGTGACAGGTATGACACGGAGCTATCACTATTTTTGCACCTGTATCTTTTATCTGTTCTGCTTTTATTTTTCCCCCTTCAATCCTTGCCATCTTCCATGGAGGTCCTGCATCTATCATCCCTCCACCTGCGGAACAGCAGTAGTTATATTCATATCCAGGATTTATATCAATAAAGTTTTCACATGTGGCTTTTACTATATATCTAATCATATCTCCCAATCCTCTATATCTTACGATATTACAAGGATCCTGAACTGTAACCGGTTCTTCAATTTTTTTTGCGATTTTAATTTTTCCATATCTGATTAGTTCATAGAAAAACTCAACACCGTGAATGTAAGGAATGGGAGAATCTTTCCAGCCAAGAAATCTTACTCCCTCATAAACTCCAGTTCTAAATGCATGTCCACACTCACCCATTACAATCTTTTTCACATTTAATTTAAAGGCAAGCTCATAATGTCTTCTTACAACCATACCCATTGTTTCTGAATCCTGAGCATAAAAAGCTTTATTTGTATAGTCCCATCCATCAGTATCCGGCATGGTCCAGTCAACTCCTGCAACATTCATTATTTTTGCCATGTTTGTAAGAAGTCCTGTCATATATTTTGCTTCAAGTCCATGAGCAAGATAAAGAATTTCAGCATTTTTCTTACCAAGAGGAATTCTTGCATTTTTAATTTCTGCCCTTAATTCATCTTCAAGCCACTGGACCGTATCAAGCCATTCATCCTGTCTAAACCAGAGCATATTTGTTGTTTGCATATGGCTCAATGCCTGATCCTGTATATACTGCGGCACTGCTCCAATAAGGCAGCATATCCTTCTTACAAGAGAGATTAAATAAGCAATGTCTATACCAAAAGGACAAAACTGTACACATCTCCGACAAAGATTACATTCGGAAAAAGCAATTCTGGCATACTTTTTAATATCATCCTTGCTAACATTTCCATTTTTATTAAGCATATCCCAGACTGTCTGTTTTACTTTAGCTGCAGGAGCATAGGTAGGATCATTATTATGAGCAAGATAGTGATGACAAGAATTTGTGCACATTCCGCATCTCATGCAGGTTTCAACAAAAATCTTAAGTCTTGCAGATGCTTCATTTTTTAAAACTTTATCAATAGCTTTCTTTATTTCTGCTTCAGAGATATTTTCTAATGTTTTATCTATGCCTATATCTGTAACTGGCTTTCTATTAAAGGGAAAAATCTTTTCAGCCATATTAGTAATCCTTTGAATGTCTTACAGCACCAAATTCAGAGCCCGTATGAGCTCTTGTTAACCAGAATAAAAACATATGGCTTAACCTTGTGAAAGGAATTGAAATGAGCATAATCTCTCCAGCAATAAAATGAATTACAAGCATAACTTTATATTCAAATAAAAGCTCATAATGGGCAAGAAATCCTG
The Thermodesulfovibrio yellowstonii DSM 11347 DNA segment above includes these coding regions:
- the hmcA gene encoding sulfate respiration complex hexadecaheme cytochrome HmcA, which translates into the protein MKKMFLLVLSVFIFLAMTIYSKSQVVLKEPENRVEIAHKEVFGILQYGKVIFEHQKHVDSMAKILNKPQELVCQECHLKDKYNDFVFSFQENIKNPENLKNAYHSKCLICHQKISAQGKKTGPEILSCRDCHKKVNEKFEVKYPIFEFDFYLHDKHVKKHEKDCSLCHHIYDMEEKNKELALVYEKGTEQSCYYCHDFTKKRGPELSKIVKVAKEKNLNMENSCHKLCLNCHMQNKLQGLNAGPLECSKCHTGKYKTTEELKEVSRPERDQPDKVFLNVEEGRMKGVAFKHNFHEKNNKTCRVCHHETLKACRDCHSLQGKEEGGFVNTLTAFHSLNSEISCQGCHKQMTSKKECSGCHYFIAPIKTEVGNREICNRCHTGKKEPEEIKSFTVSSDKVKEEVIIKHIEKEFEPAKIPHYKMVKKLTDISNKSSMATYFHKDIQTMCKGCHHKSKEDAEAQKNKPPLCASCHSISFDSKALGRPRLQSAYHSMCIKCHENMGLEKPRKCHECHERKGSKGNAHN
- a CDS encoding (Fe-S)-binding protein, which translates into the protein MAEKIFPFNRKPVTDIGIDKTLENISEAEIKKAIDKVLKNEASARLKIFVETCMRCGMCTNSCHHYLAHNNDPTYAPAAKVKQTVWDMLNKNGNVSKDDIKKYARIAFSECNLCRRCVQFCPFGIDIAYLISLVRRICCLIGAVPQYIQDQALSHMQTTNMLWFRQDEWLDTVQWLEDELRAEIKNARIPLGKKNAEILYLAHGLEAKYMTGLLTNMAKIMNVAGVDWTMPDTDGWDYTNKAFYAQDSETMGMVVRRHYELAFKLNVKKIVMGECGHAFRTGVYEGVRFLGWKDSPIPYIHGVEFFYELIRYGKIKIAKKIEEPVTVQDPCNIVRYRGLGDMIRYIVKATCENFIDINPGYEYNYCCSAGGGMIDAGPPWKMARIEGGKIKAEQIKDTGAKIVIAPCHTCHKGIEDLNDYYKLGVHVKFLTDIIAEVIEIPEEMKP
- a CDS encoding 4Fe-4S dicluster domain-containing protein; the protein is MNRREFIKKAFTITGLTLIGKNAFGTDSSTYSTGNLANRKNWEKYEEVKKAGVLQKEPYAVLVDLTKCIGCRRCEWACNEWNKNPNSPIKEFEESKDKKPSVFDKVRRPTAGSFTVVNRFYENNAPVYVKKQCMHCIDAACQSACFVDAFKKTEQGAVLYNPSLCVGCRYCMIACPFDIPAYEYYDPITPQITKCTMCFDRITVGKLPACIEICSADVMKFGLRSEMLKLAYETINNNPQRYIPHVYGEHEAGGTSWLYISGTSFEKLGFPKLDKTLIPKVSKSFLFTVKVFEIVAAAPLVWGAYYMISKNKKSKDKSHEKE
- the nrfD gene encoding NrfD/PsrC family molybdoenzyme membrane anchor subunit; translation: MRKNSWFREKILLGMTFKEYILSRTTFWNIIALIVLIASFYSMIYRLIYGLGPATNLSDTYPWGLWISFDILAGIALAAPGLAVGTAVYLFGIKDYKHFAKPAILSSLLGYVFAVFALMFDLGRYYRVVYVIGWSWGLNSILFLIAWHFFLYIIICFIEMFPSFFEWLGREKLREFFSKLGIWATVFGVIIAGGHQSALGGLFLVAPTKVHPLWYSALLPLFFLISAIFAGISMVIIESTISHKFFRDRIKNFDQEDFDSKTIGLAKVLVLALFIYLILKIFDLTHYDNWHYLTTDYGLWYLFENIGFVFAPAIILIYAIKIKFAKLVRIMAFFIALGVIINRFNVSLIAYNWYIPFSEKYYPTWMEIALSLGVVVLIILFYRFIVRRMPILS